A portion of the Raphanus sativus cultivar WK10039 unplaced genomic scaffold, ASM80110v3 Scaffold2994, whole genome shotgun sequence genome contains these proteins:
- the LOC130506206 gene encoding uncharacterized protein LOC130506206, with protein MHTFGHSKNRESIRQSQATTLCCYNLRTTTRPLRRSSYRVEQVGLVTPSISKLKLFLWKILHGALPTGENLQKREMLSNTVCPQCGQRETTLHLFFQCAFAQEVWLQTPWESTFDSSQVSSVVDEHAISMKRRLLPPTGVTINIFPWILWFIWLSRNQLTFENRKSSAADTTCKAIQAAQEWEKAQPIVTPRPIHLPPTPSLQDLPEHTIICNTDGAWRSDSLAAGIGWILKDATGEIDRGGRSFLFVSSAQMAEALAIRDALIHASTLGYTSIWLRSDAQALITAIRANRRPTELYGVLSDIASLSSSFSLCVFSFCPRSSNGLRTQ; from the coding sequence CAGGCTACTACTCTATGCTGCTACAACCTGAGAACCACCACGAGACCTCTCCGTCGCTCCTCCTATAGAGTGGAACAAGTTGGTTTGGTCACCCCCTCTATCTCCAAGTTGAAGCTTTTTCTTTGGAAGATTCTTCATGGAGCGTTACCAACCGGAGAAAACCTACAAAAGCGGGAGATGTTAAGTAATACAGTCTGCCCCCAATGTGGACAAAGAGAAACCACACTACACCTGTTCTTCCAGTGTGCTTTTGCGCAGGAGGTGTGGCTCCAAACACCATGGGAATCGACTTTTGACTCTTCCCAAGTATCTTCAGTGGTAGATGAACATGCGATATCCATGAAGCGCAGACTCCTCCCCCCTACAGGAGTTACAATCAACATCTTTCCGTGGATCCTATGGTTTATTTGGTTATCTAGAAATCAACTTACCTTTGAGAACAGGAAGTCTTCGGCCGCCGACACGACATGCAAGGCCATCCAAGCGGCGCAGGAATGGGAGAAGGCACAACCTATTGTCACTCCTAGGCCGATTCATCTCCCACCTACCCCTTCACTCCAGGACCTTCCGGAACACACGATCATCTGCAACACAGATGGAGCCTGGCGTTCGGACTCTCTAGCGGCGGGGATAGGCTGGATCCTCAAAGACGCTACAGGCGAGATCGATCGAGGAGGGAGGAGCTTTCTTTTCGTTTCTTCAGCACAAATGGCGGAGGCACTAGCGATCAGAGATGCTCTGATACACGCTTCTACGCTAGGCTACACCTCTATCTGGCTTCGATCAGATGCTCAAGCGCTCATCACGGCGATTCGGGCGAACCGGAGACCGACAGAACTCTACGGCGTCTTGTCGGACATCGCTTCGCTCTcctcctctttctctctttgcgttttttctttttgtcctAGATCATCTAATGGCTTGCGGACTCAATAG
- the LOC130506205 gene encoding universal stress protein A-like protein: MEREPTRVMVAVNESTIKGKPHPSISSKRAFEWTLEKMVRSNTSDFKILLLHVHVVDEDGFDEVDSIYASPDDFRDMRESNKSKGLHLLEFFVTKCHEIGVSCEHGSRKVIQRTLYAKKLAGSDQIFLFWEAVV; the protein is encoded by the exons ATGGAGAGGGAGCCGACACGAGTGATGGTGGCTGTGAACGAATCGACGATCAAAGGGAAGCCTCACCCTTCGATAAGCAGCAAAAGAGCTTTCGAATGGACTCTGGAGAAAATGGTCCGATCCAACACTAGCGATTTCAAGATTCTCTTGCTACATGTACATGTTGTGGACGAAGACGGTTTTGATGAGGTAGACAGCATATATGCGTCTCCTGATGATTTCAGAGACATGAGAGAGTCTAACAAGTCTAAAGGTCTTCACCTTCTCGAGTTTTTCGTTACAAAATGTCATGAGATTGGG GTTAGTTGCGAGCATGGATCAAGAAAGGTGATCCAAAGGACGTTATATGCCAAGAAGTTAGCCGGGTCCGACCAGATCTTCTTGTTTTGGGAAGCCGTGGTCTAG